In Erigeron canadensis isolate Cc75 chromosome 7, C_canadensis_v1, whole genome shotgun sequence, one DNA window encodes the following:
- the LOC122608312 gene encoding DNA-directed RNA polymerase III subunit RPC8 — MFNLTLLTHTLRLQPHLLTLPLNEAVKGELEGLFLDKVIANVGLCISVYDIKSIKNGFIFPNEGAPTYTVEFRLIIFRPFIGEIISAKLIDSTADGLRLSLGFFDDIYIPELLMPEPSVAEPSEAKNQVLWKWTFNDESYYIDGVDEIRFRVQNVKFPEIPKEQNDMKPFAPMEIIGSLVSDGGLGPVSWWV; from the exons ATGTTTAACTTAACCCTATTGACGCATACATTGCGATTGCAGCCTCATCTTTTGACCCTTCCTCTCAATGAAGCAGTCAAGGGAGAACTTGAGGGTCTCTTCTTGGATAAG GTAATCGCAAATGTGGGGCTATGCATCTCTGTGTATGATATCAAGTCAATTAAAAATGGTTTTATCTTCCCCAACGAGGGGGCTCCAACCTACACC GTGGAGTTCAGGCTAATAATATTTCGGCCCTTTATAGGAGAAATTATATCTGCTAAACTTATAGATTCTACTGCTGACGGTTTACGCT TATCACTTGGATTTTTCGATGACATATACATACCAGAATTGCTTATGCCAGAGCCTTCCGTTGCTGAGCCATCAGAAGCTAA GAACCAAGTCCTGTGGAAATGGACATTTAATGATGAAAGTTACTATATAGATGGAGTTGATGAG ATTAGGTTCCGAGTTCAAAATGTTAAGTTCCCTGAAATCCCGAAGGAGCAAAACGATATGAAGCCATTTGCCCCTATGGAGAtaatt GGATCACTTGTGTCGGATGGAGGTTTAGGCCCCGTTTCATGGTGGGTTTAG
- the LOC122606854 gene encoding glutathione reductase, chloroplastic, whose protein sequence is MATSLTTPKLNTSSFSSTLQTLIYSSKSNNNNKHKIFAHTSPFIFPPKSSSSSSLLFNFNNLKFTKKSLGFRRYATKAESSSNGGAEPRQYDYDLFTIGAGSGGVRASRFAANFGASVAVCELPFATVSSDTTGGVGGTCVLRGCVPKKLLVYASKYSHEFEESLGFGWSYSSEPTHDWSTLMANKNAELQRLTGIYKNILNNSGVKLIEGRGKIVDPHTVDVDGKLYTARNILVSVGGRPFIPDIPGREYVIDSDVALDLSSKPTKIAIVGGGYIAVEFAGIFNGLQSEVHVFIRQKQVLRGFDEEIRDFVAEQMSLKGIEFHPEESPQAVIKSSDGSFSLKTNKGTTDGFSHVMFATGRKPNTKNLGLETVGVELDKNGAILVDEYSRTSVPSIWAVGDVTDRLNLTPVALMEGGALAKTLFANEPTKPDFRAVPSAVFSQPPIGQVGLSEQQAIEAHGDIDVYTANFRPLKATLSGLPDRVFMKLVVSAKTDQVVGLHMCGEDSAEVVQGFAVAIKAGLTKAQFDSTIGVHPTSAEEFVTMRTPTRKIRNSSSGGKTDSEAKAAAGV, encoded by the exons ATGGCTACATCACTAACAACACCAAAGCTCAATACGTCGTCGTTTTCATCAACTCttcaaaccctaatttattCCAgtaaatctaataataataataaacacaaAATCTTCGCTCACACTTCACCTTTCATTTTTCCCCCTaaatcctcctcctcctcctcattactatttaatttcaataatttaaaatttacaaaaaaatcccTAGGATTTCGGAGATATGCTACAAAAGCGGAATCGAGTAGTAACGGCGGAGCAGAGCCACGTCAGTATGATTATGATTTGTTTACAATAGGTGCCGGAAGTGGCGGTGTTAGGGCTTCACGTTTTGCCGCCAATTTTGGTGCTTCTGTTGCTGTTTGTGAACTTCCTTTTGCCACTGTTTCTTCTGATACCACTGGCGGCGTTGGCGGAAC GTGTGTGCTTCGTGGATGTGTACCAAAGAAATTGCTTGTTTATGCTTCAAAATATTCTCATGAATTTGAGGAGAGCCTTGGTTTCGGATGGTCTTACAGCTCTGAACCAACACATGATTGGAGTACCTTGATGGCTAATAAGAATGCCGAGTTGCAGCGTCTTACTGGAATCTACAAGAACATCCTAAACAACTCGGGAGTGAAACTGATTGAAGGACGTGGAAAG ATAGTGGACCCACACACAGTGGATGTTGATGGGAAACTTTATACTGCTAGAAACATTTTGGTTTCAGTCGGAGGGCGTCCATTCATTCCAGATATTCCTGGAAGGGAGTATGTGATAGATTCAGATGTTGCCCTTGATTTGTCATCAAAACCTACGAAAATTGCAATAGTTGGTGGCGGTTACATTGCAGTTGAGTTTGCTGGTATCTTCAATGGATTGCAAAGTGAGGTGCATGTATTTATTCGTCAAAAGCAGGTTTTGCGTGGGTTTGATGAAGAG ATTAGGGACTTTGTTGCAGAGCAGATGTCCTTGAAAGGAATTGAGTTCCATCCAGAGGAGTCGCCACAGGCTGTGATCAAATCTTCAGATGGGTCGTTTTCCTTAAAAACTAATAAAGGAACTACTGATGGCTTCTCACATGTTATGTTCGCCACAGGGCGAAAGCCGAATACAAAG AATTTAGGCTTGGAGACTGTGGGTGTGGAACTTGACAAAAATGGAGCGATACTG GTCGATGAATACTCTCGTACATCGGTTCCATCTATTTGGGCTGTTGGAGATGTTACTGATAGATTGAATCTTACTCCTGTTGCTTTGATGGAGGGAGGGGCATTAGCCAAAACGCTTTTTGCCAATGAACCTACGAAACCAGATTTTAG GGCTGTACCATCAGCAGTATTCTCCCAGCCACCAATCGGGCAAGTTGGTCTTAGCGAGCAACAG GCAATAGAGGCACATGGTGACATTGATGTCTATACAGCAAATTTTAGGCCCTTAAAGGCTACTCTATCTGGCCTCCCTGATAGGGTGTTTATGAAACTGGTGGTGTCTGCAAAGACTGACCAAGTGGTGGGATTACACATGTGCGGTGAAGATTCTGCGGAAGTTGTTCAG GGATTTGCTGTAGCTATTAAAGCTGGATTGACCAAGGCACAGTTTGACTCGACCATCGGTGTTCACCCTACATCGGCTGAGGAATTTGTCACCATGAGAACGCCTACCAGAAAAATCCGAAATTCTTCTTCTGGG GGTAAGACAGATTCCGAGGCTAAAGCTGCTGCAGGAGTTTAG
- the LOC122607095 gene encoding U3 small nucleolar RNA-associated protein 18 homolog → MATLISQNAAAKVKGEKIKRKALDEPSVLDIVPEMENSKDVDVVRPKKKKKERKENIQSETEQELEMKKLENNLFGSLYPVEFGKDTEGIDDENDDSALFFTDRTANSALSVYEDDVMTGEVVCAEERKPVWVDEEELKVNINISKVNRLRKMRKEEDESLITGSEYVSRLRAQHLKLNPPTEWARLDSRERNYGSDTDSDEDGDIDTILQSTEELVVKGGGKLLPGLLEYSRLVDANAQDPSSAPINSVQFHRNGQLLLTGGLDKKLRFFQIDGKRNTKIQTIFVDDCPIRKASFTPDGSQVIVSGRRKFFYSFDLVKAQMDKIGPLVGREEKSLETFEISPDSKTIAFIGNEGYILLVSSKTKELVGTLKMNGTARALAFVNDGQQLMTTGGDGQIYHWDLRTMTCFHKGVDEGCITGTALGTTPSRNIFAAGSDSGIVNIYNRDEFIGGNKKPMKTIENLTTKVDFMKFNSDAQILAVCSSMKKNSMKLVHIPSFTVFSNWPPSNRALQYPRCLDFSPGGGLMAMGNAAGHVLLYKLNHYQHA, encoded by the coding sequence ATGGCTACTTTGATTTCTCAAAATGCTGCTGCAAAAGTAAAAGGCGAGAAGATTAAAAGGAAGGCACTTGACGAGCCTTCAGTATTGGATATAGTGCCAGAGATGGAAAATTCAAAGGATGTAGATGTAGTGAGGcctaagaagaaaaagaaagagcgGAAAGAGAACATACAATCTGAAACTGAACAAGAACTTGAAAtgaaaaaacttgaaaacaacTTGTTTGGTTCTTTGTATCCAGTTGAGTTTGGGAAAGATACAGAaggaattgatgatgaaaatgatgattcTGCCTTATTCTTCACTGATCGTACCGCCAATAGTGCGTTGTCAGTCTATGAAGATGATGTAATGACAGGAGAAGTTGTTTGTGCAGAGGAACGAAAACCTGTATGGGTAGATGAAGAGGAATTAAAAGTCAACATAAACATTTCTAAAGTCAACAGGTTGAGGAAGATGCGGAAGGAAGAGGACGAGAGTCTAATCACGGGTTCTGAGTATGTGTCAAGATTACGGGCTCAGCACTTGAAGCTAAATCCTCCCACTGAATGGGCCCGACTCGATTCACGGGAAAGAAACTACGGTTCAGACACTGATAGTGATGAAGATGGAGATATTGACACTATTCTACAGTCCACTGAAGAACTTGTTGTGAAGGGTGGTGGAAAATTGTTACCTGGGTTACTAGAATATTCTAGGTTGGTTGATGCAAACGCACAGGACCCGTCAAGCGCGCCTATTAACTCTGTCCAGTTTCATAGAAATGGGCAGTTGCTTCTCACTGGTGGATTAGACAAAAAGTTGCGGTTTTTCCAAATTGATGGAAAACGAAACACGAAAATTCAAACgatttttgttgatgattgtCCAATCAGAAAAGCATCTTTCACACCCGATGGCTCTCAAGTTATTGTATCGGGAAGGAGAAAGTTCTTTTATAGCTTTGACTTGGTCAAAGCACAGATGGATAAAATTGGTCCGTTGGTAGGGCGGGAGGAAAAGAGTTTAGAAACGTTTGAAATCTCACCTGATTCAAAAACAATCGCGTTTATTGGAAACGAAGGGTATATTTTATTGGTCTCATCTAAAACAAAAGAACTTGTAGGAACTTTAAAAATGAACGGGACTGCACGAGCTTTAGCTTTCGTAAATGACGGGCAACAGTTGATGACCACTGGCGGTGATGGTCAAATCTATCATTGGGATCTTAGAACCATGACTTGTTTTCACAAGGGTGTTGACGAAGGATGTATAACAGGTACTGCACTTGGGACAACCCCAAGTCGAAACATCTTCGCTGCTGGTTCAGATAGTGGAATTGTAAACATATACAATAGGGATGAGTTTATAGGTGGAAATAAAAAGCCCATGAAAACTATCGAGAATTTAACCACTAAAGTCGATTTCATGAAGTTTAACAGTGATGCACAAATCTTAGCCGTATGTTCTAGTATGAAGAAGAACAGCATGAAGCTCGTGCATATCCCTTCGTTCACTGTTTTTTCAAACTGGCCTCCATCAAATAGGGCATTGCAGTATCCACGATGTTTGGATTTCAGTCCAGGCGGTGGTTTGATGGCTATGGGTAATGCTGCAGGCCATGTATTACTGTACAAGCTAAATCATTATCAACATGCCTAG